The DNA sequence aggtttaagagaaactacgacactTTACCTTCAGGATCAATGTGGGAGGGAAGCTGCTGACCAACCACCTGAAGGAGATCATCTCCTATCGGTAAATACACCTCTTTatgtctgtatttatttgtggtgtttttgtgtttctttgtagttgttttatgttgtgtttttcttgttttctatctatttgtatttatttttggtctctttgtggttattttgtctctcttagtggtgattttgtgtctgttttgtgccactttgaggtgtttttttttgtctgtttcttttggtttatgtgtttttgtgtctctttcttgatgttttgtgtctatttgtggttgttttgtgtttctttgtggttatttggtatctctgtggtgtttttgtgcctttgtggttattttgtgtctctttcttgttgtttcgtgtctatttctggttgttttgtgtttgtttgtggctattttgtgtccctgtgattgttttgcgtcttttgtggtagttttgtatacctttgttgctgttttgtgtctatttctggttgttttgtgtctctttgtgttgctttgtgttggttttctgtgtcttagtggtgtttttgtgtctctctggttgttttgtgtctcttagtggttgttttgtgtctatctgtggttgttttatcatttgtttttgttgttttctatctattttttgggtatttttgtggttgttttgtgtttctttgtcttgctttgtggtggttttctgtatcattgtggagtttttttctatctttgtggtgttttattgtctttttgtagttatttaatgtctctgtgattgttttgtgccgctttgtggcattttttttactctttgtggttattttgtgtcattttgagtctttttgacGATGTTGCATGTCCTTGTGTTTCTCATGTGTCTGTGGTTCTTTCTCAcatctttgttttcttaaatCTCTGTTGAtgattttgtatctctttgttatcatatttttgtgtgtgtgtagtgttcttgagtctgtttgcgGCTataatgtgtctttgtggtgcattgtttatttttgtggttgttttgtgtttgttttaagttgttttgcaAGTCTTTCTTATGGTCTTAAATCTCTTTGTAGTCACTTTTtgcgttttgtttttgcttgtaataataataataataataataataataataataattttgtgtctttttgtctttattttgtgtcccttttgtAGTCAATTTGTGTTTCTCCGTGgctattttaagtctttttgtgatggttttgtgcctttttgttgtttgatgcctgctttttattttttattaaagcaaCTCATTctgctgaaaatgttttcatcaaataaattcaaacatattgttttttgttttttgcagtcaGCTGCACGTTATGGATGAAACTCACGTGATCAACCAGGTGAAAGAAGACGTCTGTTACGTGTCGCAGCAGTTTTACAAAGACATGGAGATCGCACAGTAAGACGGATACACCAGCAATCCCTAAAATTTGTTTATCTAACACAGATAAATGAGATTAAACTGTCTTTATAAATAAACCGGTGCCATATTTCCCACTATGActaagtgtgttgtgttttcaggatGAAGGCTGAAGAGAACACTTTGATGAGGGATTACGTTCTGCCAGATTTCAGCTCCATCAAAAAAGGTTTCTGCAAGGTGAGACGGCATCTAGCAGCATGTTTTAAGTctttcagaatcagttttattgcaAAGTTTTGACCAGGAAACAGAGTTTGACTTGGTGTTGGTGCATAACAGTGAAGAGGTAGTAAAGAAAATCCAAggcaaatgaaaaaataacaaaagtgaTAGAAATGTGCAGATTTATTGTTTTCCGTTagcccaaaatgaccacaaagagactcaaaatgaccaaaagaggCTCAAAATGACCGCAGatatacacaaaataaccacaaagacactcaaaatgaccacaaagagagaaaatggccataaagaaatgaaaaaaacgaccacaaagagacacaaaaaggccACAAATAAAGTTGGAAAACCGACctcaaagagaaaagaaaaatccacagaagactcaaaatgaccacaaagagacacaaaattaccacaaagagagaaaatgaccgtaaaaaaatgaaaaacgaccacaaagagacacaaaattaccacaaagagagaaaatgaccacataaatggaaaaacgaccacaaataaactcaaaattactatagacaaaaaatgaccacaaaaatacatgaaatgaccacaaagagagaaaatgaccacaaagaaatggaaaatagaCTCAGAATGACTctaaagagactcaaaatgaacGAACAtactcaaaatcaccacatggagacacaaaatgaccacaaagacgctcaaaacaaccacaaatagacataaaatgaccacaaagacactcaTAATGATGACAGACACGAAAAGACTACaaatagactgaaaatgaccacaaagagacacaaaatgactacaaatagcCTCAAAATGATTGTACAGAGGCTCAGAATggtcacagagacacaaaatgaccacaaagagacacaaaatgatcacaatgagacaaataatgaccacagagacacaaaaaaaacaacagaaaatcaacacccacacacactctcagtgGAATAAAAGTTACTAAATAAAGGGAAAGAAAATGCTGAGATGAAATGATTTGAAGGATacaacaaatgattattctgattattgatgaatccattctaataataatattaataataaactttatttctacaGCACCTTTCAAAACAGGTCACAAACTGCTTCACAAAGCATTAAACTACACAAAACATTAGATAAAATAGTAAAAGAAACCAGTGAAAACATTGCAACTTTGAGAATATAACCAATAACCAagcataaaagaaacaaaatgaatccATTCACTGGTCCTTCTGTCCTGCagcccagagaggagatggtgTTTAATGGAAAGTATAAGACTGGAGAGCAGATTCTTCGTCTGGCCAACGAACGCTTCGCTGTTCCCGAGATGCTCTTCCACCCGTCGGACATCGGCATCCAGGAGATGGGGATCCCTGAAGCCATCGTTGACTCCATCCAGTCCCTGCCAGAAGGTCAgctgacaagaaaaacaaacgcTGGAGCTGATTTATGTCCTCCTGTTGGTTCGTTTAATGTCTGCTGTAGTTAACATGCTGTGAACGCACCAGAGTTCCACATAAAAGGTGccatatatttttcattttaaatcgcAGAATGTATTTAATAATAACTTGAGATGGATTTTTAATAAACATGCAGACCAATAATAAACATATGTGGCTGCTTGACGGTTTTTATGAAGCTGAACATCTGTGTAGAGACAAATTAAATCACAGACAATATAAAACTGCAGCTGGAAAGAGCAGCTCAAACTCGAAACTAGCTGGATTGCCACCACATTAAGAGGAACAACAGTGGATAAACAATCAGACCGCATGTGTGATCAAGTTACAGCTACTTTAAATGTTTACCAGCCTCTGAGCCGCTGCTAACGTGTTTCTCTGCCGTCAGAAATGCAGCCTCACTTCTACCAGAACATCGTCCTGACCGGAGGAAACACGCTGTTTCCAGGCTTCAGAGAGCGACTGGAGGCGGAGCTTCGATCGCTGGCCCCCGCCCACCTTCCTGTGTCGGTGATCCTACCTGAGAAGTAAGTGAAGCACAGCCAGGGTTCACTGAATGCATCTGAAACTGTCATGCATGATGTGGTGTGGTTAAAAACGaagcataaaaaatatataatttctttttgtggttgtttcatgtctctttgggacacttttgtttgtctttctaaCTGTTAAATGGAACTCAAAGACTTTACATCTGGAAGCATCTGCGCTAAGTTCATACAGAAGCACAGACCGAGTGATCGTTCCAGAAAACACTGTcccaaagatacacaaaatcattgcaaagagacgcaaaatgaccacaaatacacaCGAAATAACCACAgaggcaaaattaccacaaagaaatggaaaaacagacacaaagagacaagaaaaagacacaaaatgacaacaaatagacataaaatgaccacaaagagactcaaaatgatcacagagacacaaaaacactacaaaaagactcacaatgaccacaaatagacaccaagtgaccacaaagactcaaaatgactacaaaaacactcaaaattaccacaaagcaatggaaaaacagtcacaaagagacaagaaaaacacacaaaatgaccacaaagacactcaaaatgaccacaaagaaaggGAGAAAGGACCACAGAGACATGTAACGACTAcaaaagacactcaaaatgttcacaaagacacaaaatgaccacaaaaagactagaaatgaccacaaagacattcagaatgaccacaaagaaaggGAGAAAGGACCACAGAGACATATAACGACTAcaaaagacactcaaaatgttcacaaagacacaaaatgaccacaaaaagactagaaatgaccacaaagacattcAGAATGACGACAAAGAGACAAGAACGccagacaaaagacacaaaatgaccataaagaaacacaaaatgaccataaagagacaaaaaactaacGAACAGAACTTAAATCTCCAGAAAGCTAAAAAGACGCAAAGTGACCACAAGGCAGGCaagatgaccacaaagagagcAAAGCgataaagaaatgaaatttcaccccaaagacacacaaaatgaccacaaagaaatggaaaaacgagcagacaagaaaaaaacacacaatagacacaaaatgaccacaaagagacgctaaacgaccacaaaaagatgctaaataaccacaaagagacacaaaatgatcacaaagagacagaaaaagctaaatttcctgtgttttctgtcttttcttacAGTCCGGTGTGCTATTCGTGGGAAGGAGGGAAGCTTCTGGCTCACACCCCCGACTACGACGAGATGGTGGTGACTCGAGAGGACTACGAGGAGAACGGACACTGTATCTGTGAAGACAAGTTTGACATCTGACTGAACTCTTCATCTGGACAGATCTGTGCAGCTTTTTTACCTTTtgtatatatttcattttcagtcgcACACCATCATTTTTCACACCATTAAGACTGTAGTGGTAACTTCCTTAAATAATTTGGTTTAAAGGAACAAAATAtgtctttaaatttaaattattgcGACTCTCTTGGGTGCTCTATGACCACAGGACACCACCATTAAAAAAAGCATCTTTTAAATGTAAGAATAAAGACGAAATGgtatggtttttttttaatgtacatgttgttttttttaattgaattttccaAATGTACGATTGTAGGACTTCACCACATGACAAGAtctgaaatacaaaataaaactgttgcttttttgtcttatttctggtACACTGGTGGTTATTTCTTGTCTCTTTGGtcgtttttcatctctttgtggtctttttgtggatatttcttgtctttttatggtaatttttccatccttttgtggtcattttgggtcCTTTTTGGGATTTTctagtctctttgtggttgtttttcatctctttgtggttgttttgtgtattttgtgggttgtttgttgtcttttgtctctttgtggtcattttatgtcctgtgggtttttcttgtctgtggtcattttgggtcatttgtatggttttattgtctcttgtggtcatttttcatctcttggtgattgttttgtgtctctttgtcgtcattttgtgtgttttgtagttttttttttctgtgtctttgggATCGTTTtttatggagtcacaggagtgccacaataaaatgtaaatctgttaagaataaggaaataaatgtgtaaatataaagagaaataaataaatctgttaaaaataaggaaataaatctgttaaaaaaataaggaaataaatgtaaatataaagaggaataaataaaaaataaatatatgaataaataaaagggtaaattttgtttttgcttttctcttttctctgtttttccttttattatttcattttgtcattgccttttctgttttgcctttgcttttacttgatggactgagctgtcaatcaaatggctctgggcggggcttGTCCAGGTGAGTAGTCAACGTATGGAAGAAAAAATTCACATagataattttgatgcaaaaaaattcaaagtaagaaattaagcagcttttaaaattcagaatctgatgagtctgatttgcttccatagtCAACACCCGGGGTctgtttcacgaagcaggttcaacaaactctgagcgtaaccctgaactctgagttgatctactctgagatagaaaactctgagtttccctcatttcagggttagcaaactcagagttttcactaaacctgcttcgtgaaaggGTAAGTTATGTGTTGAAAGTCATTGAGAGAACTTGGAATTTAACACCTAAATACAAATTGCAATCATTTGCCATATGGTTTTGAGTGGGATTCAAACGCACGCCATGGTTGTGTTCCTTCCCCTTCTTCCCCCTTCTTCCCTCTTCTTTCCCATCTTATACAGACAAATGTTCCCCAGCtggttgagtgggcgacccataaaTAGAGGCTATAGTTCCTGATGCAGCagtcatgggtttgaatccagcccatggccattTCCTGCATGTTATTCCCCAACTCTTCTACCTAAGTTTcccatctctctctccactgtcctatatataAAACCCCAAGAacaaaactttcaagggaaaaaaagaagtgcagTGTAAGCTGGACAAGAGTGAGTGTTTACATTAGTCCAGTGTTCTGGAGAACACCAGAGGTTCTGGATTTTTAGATGTTGACCTAGCTCAGAGTTCACAGTTCTGACTCCTCAAGGAAACAAGCTCCTCCTGAGTCTTTCTGCGTTCTCCTTGATGTTCCTCAGTTTCCGTAGTTGCCAAGTCTGCTTATTGTAAGcgatgttgggcttgtttttctgtaaagtcACACGCAAATCTCATAAGTTGTGGTTTGCGGGGTTTTGGGCTTGTTTTCTAAAGTGTAGTCGCTTATTTGGGCTTGCTTTGCTGTCTGTTTGAAACCCTCCTGATTATTTCTCAGTTCTccacaataaagcaaaacacgtTAGTTTGTCCTTTTCCAGGACCCGTCCACTCCCCCATTTCCGACAATGAGTGGGAAATAGTGGGGGACGTATGACAAAAGATATAGTAAAGAGTGGGAGAAAGAGAGTGCATTGAAAGACTGGATCCGAGCTCAGGCGGGAGATAGCTCAAAGGTGTTCTGTCGGTTTTGCAAATGTGAGAGACGTGCTAACCATGCAGATTTAATACAGCATGCTGGCACCGAAAAGCATGAATACACTCTGCACCCCGGGCGACCCCTAAGCAGCGAccatgggtttgaatccagccctttgctgcaagtcctctccccactttcctgtctctctttcactATCAATCAAGCCAAAcaaggccaaaaaataaaaagtccaTGAGGCTTACAGAGACTGGTTTCACcactacaaaacaaacaaatgagctAAGATAGCCACTTACTGTTGCTTATgcatatgttttttattttaaccagaGTTTAAAAATTGAAGttattcaaagttttttttcatttactgtcaatttactacaaacaaaaataaatgtatatatttgtaCTAGTGATGGGATGATGATGCCTCAAGGAGTGTATTGACACACTACCCAAACTGTGTTGGCACTGTATTGACACTGTGTTGGTCACTCAATAGTGACCTCTGCAGTAGATCTAAAATCAttgcaggtaaaaaaaataaataaaataagatggaAAAGCTTACACGCTGCAAACCCAACATCAGCCtgtgaaataatatttaatctttatttaattgctAGTCTTTTGCTGAAAATATGATCTCatcattgtttaatttcatttgctCAATTTGTTTGCTGAGTTGAAGTTGTCTATGAGAAGagttttaaatttgctttgtttgtgtaaATGCTAAAATGAGTTGGTATGTAAAATATAGCAAATTTGTCTACAATAAAATTCAGAGTTCCAATTTTTAACTTatgtatggattttttttaacttaagtgTTCAATCATACGAAATAACAGACTAAAAATGGATTCATTCATACACTTTTATTGAGGAACAAAAGTTTTTGTAGTGTCTTTGCTCCAAGACGATTTCTCTTCTTGGACATCAGTTCCCCTGCCTTAGAAAAAACTCTCTCACAGGGTACAGATGAGGATGGTGTGCATAAAAATTTAAGTGCGAGTTGATACAGGTGTGGATAtgttttctggttatttttccaatattgtaACGGATCTTGTGCTCTGGGTGTGTTGGTTTCAGCCAGGTAGCGTTGGACTTCAACTATGGAACCAGCTGTAGTATTCGAGGTCGAGTTGTTCTCCTCAACCTCCATATCCAGAGGTTTCCAGAGATTGTGCCctaacaaatattttagaaataattcTGTTAGTTGTTAGTTTATTATCACATGACAAACTGCAACAGaaatatacaaacaaacactaaaaatatgtgttttcagtctttgaTGATCATGTTGACCACAGCCTCATCCACTGCTTGCTTGTTAGGAACTGCAAGCAAAAcggaaatattttgtttaaagcgTCTTAAAGTACTGTAATTTTTACCAACAATATTACAGAGTCACACAAAGCCTTTTGAGTGTAATAAACTATTTTTGGAAATTCaaatttttgagaatttcaacATACCTGGGGTACTCACACGAGTATCTGCCAATTCTTCATTGCCATGCTGAGCTCTATAATGCCTCAGCATTGATGAAGTGCTCTTATTGATGTAAGATAGCTCTGTGGAGCAGAGCCGACACTTCACCTACAATAAAATAGGAAGTTAATCCATCTGAAAACAATCAAACCTCTTACAGAAAAGAGTagaaacatatttaattaaaaaaaactaacagtaAACAATGCCCAAAGGAGAAAAAGATTTACCTTATTTGCCGTCAAAAGATCAAAATGATTCCAGACTGGGGAAAACTTCTTCTTATTGGAACGATCCATGAAGTCAGAAGTTGAACAAGGTGAGGTCAAACAGACACAGCAACAATACATGTCAATacagtttgtttccttttaaacACAATTTGGCGCAGCACATCCAATCGACACACTTTCTGTATCGGTCACATGATTTTTTCTTAAAGCGATACACGCACCAATACGGGGTTTCACTCTTGTGTGCTCGGCACAGTGCTGACGCACCAGTGTTGTTCGTCCCATCACTAATTTGTACTGTTGTCAAGACGCATTTCATGTACAAAATGTGGCAGTTCAGCTGTTGGACTTTTTTGGGACTTGTTCAGAGATAGTTGCT is a window from the Amphiprion ocellaris isolate individual 3 ecotype Okinawa chromosome 3, ASM2253959v1, whole genome shotgun sequence genome containing:
- the actr6 gene encoding actin-related protein 6 isoform X2 yields the protein MATLVLDNGAYTAKIGYSLEKVSIIPNCQFRSKTSRLKTFTANQLDEIKDPSGLFYILPFQKVEFADTSIVITEPYFNFSLIQESMNEILFEEYQFQSALRINAGSLSAHHYFHTKPTELCCLVVDSGFSFTHIAPYCRSKKMKDGIRRINVGGKLLTNHLKEIISYRQLHVMDETHVINQVKEDVCYVSQQFYKDMEIAQMKAEENTLMRDYVLPDFSSIKKGFCKPREEMVFNGKYKTGEQILRLANERFAVPEMLFHPSDIGIQEMGIPEAIVDSIQSLPEEMQPHFYQNIVLTGGNTLFPGFRERLEAELRSLAPAHLPVSVILPENPVCYSWEGGKLLAHTPDYDEMVVTREDYEENGHCICEDKFDI
- the actr6 gene encoding actin-related protein 6 isoform X1, which codes for MATLVLDNGAYTAKIGYSLEKVSIIPNCQFRSKTSRLKTFTANQLDEIKDPSGLFYILPFQKGYLVNWDVQRKVWDHLFGKEMFKVEFADTSIVITEPYFNFSLIQESMNEILFEEYQFQSALRINAGSLSAHHYFHTKPTELCCLVVDSGFSFTHIAPYCRSKKMKDGIRRINVGGKLLTNHLKEIISYRQLHVMDETHVINQVKEDVCYVSQQFYKDMEIAQMKAEENTLMRDYVLPDFSSIKKGFCKPREEMVFNGKYKTGEQILRLANERFAVPEMLFHPSDIGIQEMGIPEAIVDSIQSLPEEMQPHFYQNIVLTGGNTLFPGFRERLEAELRSLAPAHLPVSVILPENPVCYSWEGGKLLAHTPDYDEMVVTREDYEENGHCICEDKFDI